The following coding sequences are from one Pusillimonas sp. DMV24BSW_D window:
- a CDS encoding aminotransferase-like domain-containing protein: protein MTSLNPQPYTFSQRAQKITSSTIREILKVTERPEIISFAGGLPAPKGFPIDTIYAAYEKVLNHNGKAALQYGPTEGYRPLREWVAQDLKRVGAHDVNVDQVLIVSGSQQALDLLGKLFIDPGSKVLVEAPSYLGALQSFSLYEPNYVAVPTDDKGLIPEGLTDDRVAHARFIYALPNFQNPTGRTLNLERRKALVKRCAEANLPIIEDDPYGDLRYAGEPLPGLLGLGREVGATVIRLGSFSKVLAPGLRLGYIVAPEAIIAKLVQIKQATDLHTATLTQMAVYETIHEGFLNFHLPAVRDIYKEQCGYMLEAMQEFFPASAKWTRPEGGMFIWVTLPEHIDAYELLSRAIKKHVAFVPGEPFYAGAEPVRNTLRLSFVTVSKERIREGIEILGRLIAESAVSKAA from the coding sequence ATGACGAGCCTGAACCCCCAACCCTATACGTTTTCACAACGCGCGCAAAAAATTACCAGCTCAACGATTCGTGAAATTCTTAAAGTCACTGAACGGCCGGAAATTATTTCCTTTGCCGGCGGGCTGCCCGCCCCAAAAGGCTTTCCTATCGACACAATTTACGCCGCTTATGAAAAGGTGTTGAACCATAACGGAAAAGCCGCGCTGCAATATGGGCCCACGGAAGGCTATCGCCCGCTGCGCGAATGGGTGGCGCAAGATTTGAAGCGTGTGGGGGCTCACGATGTCAATGTCGACCAGGTTCTAATCGTTTCCGGCTCGCAACAGGCCCTCGACCTGCTTGGAAAGCTCTTTATCGACCCCGGCAGCAAAGTATTGGTCGAGGCGCCCAGCTACCTTGGCGCGCTGCAATCGTTTTCACTTTACGAACCAAACTACGTCGCAGTTCCAACCGATGACAAAGGCCTTATTCCGGAAGGCCTGACAGACGATCGCGTGGCACACGCCCGCTTCATCTACGCCCTGCCTAACTTCCAGAATCCAACAGGACGCACTTTGAATCTGGAGCGCCGCAAGGCGCTCGTGAAGCGTTGCGCCGAAGCAAACCTGCCCATTATTGAAGACGATCCCTACGGCGACCTGCGTTACGCCGGCGAACCATTGCCCGGCTTATTAGGCCTGGGGCGGGAAGTCGGGGCCACCGTGATCCGGCTGGGCAGCTTTTCGAAAGTACTGGCGCCGGGCCTGCGTCTGGGCTATATCGTGGCGCCGGAAGCCATTATTGCCAAACTGGTGCAAATTAAACAGGCTACCGACCTGCATACCGCCACGCTAACCCAAATGGCGGTTTACGAAACAATCCACGAAGGTTTCCTGAACTTTCATTTGCCGGCTGTGCGTGATATTTACAAAGAACAATGCGGCTATATGCTGGAAGCCATGCAGGAGTTTTTCCCTGCATCGGCCAAGTGGACCCGCCCCGAAGGCGGGATGTTCATTTGGGTCACGCTGCCCGAACACATCGACGCCTACGAACTGCTTAGCCGCGCCATCAAGAAACATGTTGCATTTGTGCCGGGAGAACCGTTCTACGCCGGCGCCGAACCCGTGCGCAACACCTTACGCTTAAGTTTCGTCACCGTCTCAAAAGAACGGATTCGGGAAGGCATCGAAATTCTGGGCCGCCTTATCGCTGAAAGCGCGGTCAGCAAAGCAGCGTGA
- a CDS encoding FmdB family zinc ribbon protein, with amino-acid sequence MPIYAYRCTDCGHAQDVLQKMSDSPLTDCPACGKSTYAKQVTAAGFQLKGSGWYVTDFRNNGTKPASAAAPSDSSGSGSSASGTSTSTPAA; translated from the coding sequence GTGCCTATTTATGCTTATCGGTGCACAGACTGCGGTCACGCGCAAGATGTGCTGCAGAAAATGTCTGACTCTCCGTTAACCGATTGCCCTGCCTGTGGCAAATCAACTTATGCCAAGCAGGTCACGGCTGCCGGTTTTCAATTGAAAGGGTCGGGCTGGTACGTAACAGATTTCCGTAATAACGGGACCAAGCCCGCAAGTGCAGCGGCGCCGTCCGATAGCTCGGGTTCGGGCTCGTCGGCGTCTGGCACTTCAACCTCGACCCCGGCAGCTTGA
- a CDS encoding DUF502 domain-containing protein — translation MRGFKRYFVTGLLIWIPLVITIWVLALVFTTLESVVPAFLTSQSLFGYAIPGFQLLLVIVVVFLTGLAGANFIGQALVGRWEWLLGRIPLVRSIYNSVKQVSDTVLSPSGQAFREAVLVQYPRQGAWTIAFLTGAPGGEVADKLGPGYVSVYVPTTPNPTSGFFLMLPRDDVHVLNMSVDTALKYIVSMGVVAPGGSVPSGTENKQS, via the coding sequence ATGCGCGGCTTTAAACGTTATTTCGTCACCGGGTTGCTGATCTGGATCCCGCTTGTCATTACGATCTGGGTTTTGGCGCTGGTCTTTACAACGCTGGAAAGCGTGGTGCCCGCGTTTCTGACGTCTCAGTCGTTGTTCGGTTATGCCATCCCGGGCTTTCAACTGTTATTGGTTATTGTTGTTGTGTTTTTAACGGGGCTGGCCGGCGCCAATTTTATCGGCCAGGCACTGGTCGGACGCTGGGAATGGTTGCTGGGTCGGATCCCTTTGGTGCGTTCCATTTATAATTCGGTTAAACAGGTTAGTGATACTGTTTTATCGCCCAGCGGGCAAGCCTTCCGTGAAGCTGTCCTGGTCCAGTACCCCCGTCAGGGCGCCTGGACCATTGCTTTTTTAACCGGTGCGCCCGGTGGCGAGGTGGCCGATAAGCTTGGCCCGGGGTATGTGAGTGTTTATGTGCCAACCACCCCTAATCCCACATCAGGTTTTTTTCTGATGCTGCCGCGTGACGATGTTCATGTGCTTAATATGAGCGTCGACACGGCGCTTAAGTATATTGTGTCCATGGGTGTGGTTGCACCCGGGGGCAGCGTGCCGTCCGGCACCGAAAATAAGCAGTCTTGA
- the aspS gene encoding aspartate--tRNA ligase: MRTCYTGEVGRDQLDQTVTLFGWVHRRRDHGGVIFIDLRDRAGLAQVVVDPDNVEAFATAERIRNEYCLKLTGLVRLRPEGTTNADLASGDVEILCRDIEILNASVTPPFQLDDENLSETTRLTHRVLDLRRPQMQRNLMLRYRVSMAVRRYLDDLGFVDIETPMLTKSTPEGARDYLVPSRVNAGEFFALPQSPQLFKQMLMVSGFDRYYQITKCFRDEDLRADRQPEFTQIDCETSFLNEEQIREIFEGLMRHVFKTVQDVDLPEAFPTMTWAEAMRRFGSDKPDLRVKLEFTDISDIMKEVEFKVFSAPANDEACRVVAMRVPGGGSLPRSEIDAYTRFVGIYGAKGLAYIKVNDAAAIPEGLQSPIVKNIHQQALTALIERTGAQSGDLIFFGADKTKVVNDAMGALRVKIGHSDFGKENGLFESGWKPLWVVDFPMFEYDPEEGRYFAAHHPFTSPKDGHEELLESEPGAALAKAYDMVLNGWEVGGGSVRIHRADVQSKVFRALNIGPEEAQEKFGFLLDALQYGAPPHGGVAFGLDRLVTMMTGSESIRDVIAFPKTQRAQCLLTQAPSPVDEKQLRELHIRLRKVESPS, from the coding sequence ATGCGTACTTGCTACACCGGCGAGGTTGGTCGCGATCAACTGGACCAAACCGTCACCCTGTTTGGCTGGGTGCATCGTCGTCGCGATCATGGTGGCGTAATTTTTATCGACTTGCGTGACCGCGCAGGGCTGGCCCAGGTTGTGGTGGATCCCGATAACGTAGAGGCGTTCGCGACTGCTGAGCGCATTCGTAATGAATATTGCCTGAAACTTACCGGTCTTGTACGTTTGCGCCCTGAAGGCACGACTAATGCCGATTTGGCCTCGGGCGACGTTGAGATTTTGTGTCGTGATATTGAAATCCTGAATGCCTCGGTTACACCGCCGTTCCAGCTCGACGATGAAAATCTTTCAGAGACTACCCGACTCACACATCGTGTGCTCGATTTGCGTCGCCCGCAAATGCAGCGCAACCTGATGCTTCGCTATCGCGTTTCAATGGCAGTACGTCGCTATCTGGATGATCTGGGTTTTGTGGATATTGAAACCCCGATGCTCACCAAAAGCACACCGGAGGGTGCGCGCGATTACCTGGTTCCTTCACGCGTGAATGCGGGCGAGTTTTTTGCTTTGCCGCAGTCGCCCCAGCTGTTCAAGCAGATGTTAATGGTGTCCGGGTTTGACCGATATTACCAAATTACCAAATGCTTTCGCGACGAAGACTTGCGCGCAGACCGGCAGCCCGAGTTCACCCAGATCGACTGCGAAACCTCTTTCCTGAATGAAGAGCAAATTCGCGAGATATTCGAAGGTTTGATGCGTCATGTCTTCAAGACAGTCCAAGACGTTGATTTGCCTGAAGCCTTCCCCACTATGACCTGGGCTGAAGCGATGCGCCGTTTTGGCTCCGACAAGCCCGATCTGCGGGTTAAGCTTGAGTTCACCGATATCTCCGACATTATGAAAGAGGTTGAGTTCAAGGTGTTCTCCGCCCCTGCAAACGATGAGGCCTGCCGCGTGGTGGCCATGCGGGTGCCGGGTGGTGGCAGTCTGCCGCGCAGTGAGATCGATGCTTACACACGATTCGTGGGCATCTATGGCGCCAAGGGTTTGGCTTACATCAAGGTTAACGATGCGGCTGCGATTCCCGAAGGCTTGCAGTCGCCTATTGTGAAGAATATTCATCAGCAGGCGTTAACGGCACTGATTGAACGCACCGGCGCCCAATCGGGTGATCTGATCTTCTTCGGGGCGGATAAAACCAAAGTGGTGAACGATGCAATGGGTGCGCTGCGCGTGAAAATCGGTCACAGTGATTTCGGTAAAGAGAACGGCTTGTTCGAAAGTGGATGGAAGCCGCTTTGGGTGGTTGATTTCCCCATGTTCGAGTACGACCCCGAAGAGGGGCGCTATTTCGCCGCCCACCATCCGTTTACCAGTCCGAAAGACGGTCACGAAGAACTCTTGGAATCCGAGCCTGGCGCGGCACTGGCCAAAGCGTACGATATGGTGCTTAATGGTTGGGAAGTGGGTGGTGGTTCCGTGCGTATTCACCGTGCCGACGTGCAAAGCAAGGTGTTCCGTGCTTTGAATATCGGCCCGGAAGAAGCGCAGGAAAAATTTGGCTTCCTGCTCGACGCACTGCAATACGGCGCGCCCCCGCATGGTGGGGTGGCGTTTGGTCTGGATCGTCTGGTCACCATGATGACCGGTTCCGAATCCATTCGCGACGTTATTGCCTTCCCTAAAACCCAACGTGCGCAATGCCTCCTTACCCAGGCACCGTCGCCGGTTGATGAAAAGCAACTGCGCGAATTGCATATTCGTTTGCGCAAGGTGGAAAGCCCTTCATAA
- a CDS encoding endonuclease/exonuclease/phosphatase family protein, whose protein sequence is MSVLRVVSYNIHKGRSAIGARESLSQLRLGLYGLRPDLLFLQEVQGRNQRQSTLDAQHESLAAALNMQVCYGCNAVRKHTDHGNALLSRFPVLNYENEDVSDHRLEQRGLLHAILSINDQDVHCFVVHLGLFAGGRSRQTQALVDRIKRLVPAHAPLLIAGDFNDWNNRLAPMFVKQLNLYEVFSVAPHAAQTGPLTLPESFRNLGQSFRMFGSHNPLPRKSRELGVNGLARMTPPPRTFPAVFPWFRLDRIYQRGFAVRHARVLHGKPWTQLSDHAPILTELELP, encoded by the coding sequence GTGTCCGTGCTCAGGGTTGTCAGTTACAACATTCATAAAGGGCGTTCGGCCATAGGGGCTCGTGAGTCATTGTCGCAGTTGCGGCTAGGGCTTTACGGGCTGCGCCCCGATCTATTGTTTCTGCAGGAAGTTCAAGGCCGCAATCAGCGTCAATCCACACTTGATGCGCAACACGAGTCGTTGGCGGCCGCGTTAAACATGCAGGTCTGTTACGGCTGCAACGCGGTTCGTAAACATACCGATCATGGGAACGCGTTGCTGTCGCGTTTTCCGGTATTGAATTATGAAAACGAGGATGTGTCGGATCACCGCTTGGAGCAACGCGGCTTGTTGCACGCAATTTTGTCTATTAACGATCAAGACGTGCATTGCTTCGTGGTTCATCTGGGTTTGTTCGCAGGAGGGCGCTCGCGTCAGACGCAAGCGTTGGTTGACCGGATTAAACGCCTTGTTCCTGCGCATGCCCCTTTGCTTATCGCCGGCGACTTCAATGATTGGAACAATCGTCTGGCACCGATGTTCGTTAAACAATTAAACCTTTACGAAGTGTTTTCGGTGGCGCCTCATGCTGCTCAAACGGGGCCGCTCACTTTACCCGAGTCGTTTCGTAATCTGGGCCAGTCGTTTCGCATGTTCGGCAGCCATAATCCGTTACCGCGTAAATCGCGTGAGTTGGGTGTCAACGGGCTGGCCCGCATGACTCCGCCGCCGCGCACTTTTCCTGCTGTTTTTCCCTGGTTTCGTCTCGACCGTATTTATCAGCGAGGCTTTGCGGTGCGCCACGCCCGTGTTTTGCACGGCAAACCCTGGACGCAGCTGTCGGATCATGCCCCTATCCTGACGGAACTGGAATTACCCTAA
- the clsB gene encoding cardiolipin synthase ClsB has translation MRLRSGARHYADFALWREGNEITLLQNGQAYFPALCEEIDQARYSVHLETYIFNLDETGYGILRHLSQACERGVKVRVVVDGFGSFEHIPELQRRFSAMGAQFRVYRPEPRGIGSYRFSLRRLRRLHRKVVVIDQELAFLGGINVHDDLVDVPIDGYGPKPRFDFAVRVQGPVVNDLRDAQVALWAKMAWRQRENWASFYKRLRSWRRRRGGVSDRAKKGAGSLRAAVLFRDNVRYRKLIEHAYISAINRATQYVLIANSYFLPSRALKKALQDAAARGVCVRLLLQGRSEYALQFRACRSMYGTLLEQGIEIYEYLPSYLHAKVAVIDDRAMVGSANMDPFSLLLAREANVYIDDKDFARDLRLRLEAEIKSSSQHVTPLVWEKVSWWTRWLDAGAHALLRMGVALTGRSAEY, from the coding sequence ATGCGATTGCGTTCCGGAGCCCGACATTACGCTGATTTCGCCCTTTGGCGTGAGGGCAATGAAATTACTTTATTGCAGAACGGTCAGGCCTATTTCCCGGCTTTGTGCGAAGAAATTGATCAAGCCCGCTATAGCGTTCATCTTGAAACCTATATCTTCAATCTTGATGAAACGGGCTATGGTATTTTACGCCATTTGTCTCAGGCCTGTGAGCGAGGCGTAAAAGTTCGCGTTGTGGTTGATGGTTTCGGCAGCTTTGAGCATATTCCCGAGTTACAGCGCCGCTTTTCGGCAATGGGCGCCCAATTTCGCGTTTACCGGCCCGAGCCGCGCGGAATAGGCTCTTATCGTTTCAGTTTGCGTCGCTTGCGGCGTTTGCATCGCAAAGTGGTGGTTATTGACCAGGAACTTGCCTTTTTGGGCGGCATTAATGTGCACGATGATTTGGTTGATGTGCCTATCGATGGTTATGGCCCGAAACCGCGCTTTGATTTTGCGGTGCGGGTTCAAGGCCCTGTGGTGAATGATTTGCGCGATGCCCAAGTTGCACTATGGGCCAAAATGGCTTGGCGCCAACGCGAGAACTGGGCCTCTTTTTACAAGCGTTTGCGTTCCTGGCGCCGTAGAAGGGGCGGCGTTTCAGATCGTGCCAAAAAGGGGGCGGGCTCATTGCGCGCGGCGGTACTCTTTCGGGACAACGTGCGTTATCGCAAGTTAATTGAACATGCCTATATCAGCGCAATTAACCGTGCGACGCAGTATGTGTTGATTGCCAACTCCTATTTTTTACCGAGCCGGGCTCTAAAAAAGGCTTTGCAAGACGCCGCAGCTCGGGGCGTGTGCGTGCGTTTGCTTTTGCAGGGGCGTTCCGAGTACGCGTTGCAGTTTCGCGCCTGCCGAAGCATGTATGGCACTTTGCTGGAGCAAGGTATCGAAATCTATGAGTACTTGCCCAGCTATCTGCATGCCAAAGTTGCAGTGATCGACGACCGGGCGATGGTCGGTTCGGCCAATATGGACCCATTCAGTTTGTTATTGGCCAGGGAGGCCAACGTCTATATTGATGACAAGGATTTTGCCCGCGATTTGCGGCTTCGTTTGGAAGCGGAGATTAAATCGAGCAGCCAACACGTTACACCCCTTGTGTGGGAAAAAGTATCATGGTGGACTCGCTGGCTTGACGCCGGGGCCCACGCTTTGTTACGAATGGGTGTGGCTTTAACCGGGCGTTCAGCCGAATATTAA
- a CDS encoding glutathione S-transferase N-terminal domain-containing protein yields the protein MYDLSAFPITQKWPAHHPDLIQLYSLPTPNGAKASIMLEELGLPYEPHLVRFQENDQLSPEFLSLNPNNKIPAMIDPDGPDGKPLALFESGAILLYLADKTGKLIPQDPAGRYHAIQWLMFQMGGIGPMFGQVGFFHKFAGKEYEDKRPRDRYVSESRRLLNVLNQRLTGRPWVMGEDYSLVDIAIFPWVRSAVHFYEASELLGMADFPEVSRALKAFEARPAVQAGLNSPKRD from the coding sequence ATGTACGACTTATCTGCTTTTCCTATTACCCAAAAGTGGCCGGCGCATCATCCCGACCTGATTCAGTTGTATTCTCTGCCCACACCGAATGGTGCCAAGGCGTCCATTATGCTTGAAGAGCTGGGTTTGCCTTACGAACCGCATTTGGTTCGGTTTCAGGAGAATGACCAATTGTCGCCTGAGTTCTTGTCACTGAACCCCAATAACAAAATTCCGGCCATGATCGATCCGGACGGCCCCGACGGAAAGCCGCTGGCTTTGTTTGAGTCGGGTGCGATTTTGCTGTATCTGGCCGATAAAACGGGTAAGTTGATTCCACAAGATCCGGCCGGGCGCTATCACGCCATTCAATGGTTGATGTTCCAAATGGGCGGTATCGGCCCTATGTTTGGTCAAGTGGGGTTCTTTCACAAGTTTGCCGGAAAAGAGTACGAAGACAAGCGGCCACGCGATCGCTATGTTAGCGAGTCGCGTCGTTTGCTGAATGTTTTGAATCAGCGTTTAACCGGGCGTCCGTGGGTAATGGGTGAAGATTATTCTTTAGTCGATATTGCCATCTTTCCGTGGGTTCGCAGCGCAGTTCATTTTTATGAGGCAAGTGAGCTGCTTGGTATGGCTGATTTTCCGGAGGTCTCCCGAGCATTGAAGGCATTCGAGGCGCGCCCTGCGGTGCAGGCAGGGTTGAACAGCCCGAAACGCGATTAG
- a CDS encoding DUF3482 domain-containing protein, translating into MQANSTIPLRLAVVGHTNTGKTSLLRTLTRDPNFGQVDNRPGTTRHVETVSLQITPDIAIQLLDTPGLEEAMELGALIDQISPPATRLDGPERIQRFLQSTEGVQRFEQEARVLQGLLTCQAGLYVIDARDPVLSKHKEELAILAQCGRPLLPVLNFIHAPGQRTHEWRQALSRLNLHAMVEFDTVAPALNGEDQLYDKLALLLDSFSSLLKKIKVSVAEQKKKRHEDALMLIADLLIDAAAFRLTASPDKKEIDVATKQLRDTIRQREQQCVALLLQRFNFRGEDYLNQALPLEGEKWGMDLFSPQALKDAGVEVGLGAATGAAAGFTVDLVTGGLSLGAGTLAGAAAGGLWQGAERYGRRLLGRLRGYREISLNDQVLRVLAARQLTLLSALERRGHAATQPIEIKMNEHAIVQNKQLPDPLQEARANPDWSSMSATHESSPRRRRRVTELAQQLAQEN; encoded by the coding sequence ATGCAAGCTAATTCAACCATTCCGCTCAGGCTGGCCGTTGTCGGACACACCAATACAGGCAAAACGTCGTTACTGCGAACGCTGACACGCGACCCAAATTTTGGGCAGGTTGACAATCGACCGGGTACAACACGGCACGTGGAAACGGTTAGCTTACAGATTACGCCGGATATTGCGATTCAGCTTCTGGATACGCCGGGACTTGAAGAAGCAATGGAACTCGGTGCACTCATCGACCAAATCAGCCCCCCGGCAACGCGTCTTGACGGGCCGGAGAGGATTCAACGCTTCCTTCAATCGACTGAAGGAGTGCAGCGCTTTGAACAGGAGGCACGCGTATTGCAGGGGCTGCTAACCTGCCAGGCAGGCTTATACGTTATTGATGCGCGCGACCCCGTTTTAAGCAAGCACAAGGAAGAATTGGCTATTTTGGCACAGTGCGGCCGCCCACTGCTGCCCGTGCTTAATTTCATACACGCTCCCGGACAACGCACCCATGAGTGGCGTCAGGCCTTGTCACGCTTAAACCTGCACGCAATGGTTGAGTTCGACACCGTGGCACCGGCACTGAACGGCGAAGACCAGTTATACGACAAGCTTGCCCTGTTACTGGATTCATTTTCCAGTCTGTTGAAAAAAATAAAAGTCAGTGTCGCGGAGCAAAAGAAAAAACGCCATGAAGATGCATTAATGCTCATCGCCGACCTGCTGATCGACGCCGCCGCTTTCCGGCTAACAGCGTCCCCCGATAAAAAAGAAATCGACGTGGCCACCAAACAATTGCGGGACACCATCCGGCAACGCGAACAGCAATGTGTCGCGCTATTGCTTCAACGGTTCAACTTTCGCGGCGAAGACTACCTTAACCAGGCATTACCACTGGAAGGGGAAAAATGGGGCATGGACTTATTCAGCCCCCAAGCCCTTAAAGATGCGGGCGTCGAGGTCGGCCTGGGTGCCGCGACAGGGGCTGCAGCCGGCTTTACGGTAGACCTGGTTACGGGCGGATTAAGCTTGGGCGCCGGAACGCTGGCCGGCGCCGCTGCAGGCGGTTTATGGCAAGGTGCCGAGCGATATGGCCGGCGCCTGTTGGGGCGTTTACGCGGTTACCGCGAAATCAGCCTGAACGACCAGGTCCTGCGCGTGCTGGCGGCACGGCAATTAACATTGCTTAGCGCACTGGAACGTCGTGGGCACGCGGCAACTCAACCGATAGAGATCAAGATGAATGAACACGCCATCGTGCAAAACAAACAATTGCCTGATCCCCTGCAAGAAGCCCGCGCCAACCCGGATTGGTCAAGCATGAGTGCAACGCACGAAAGCTCACCCAGACGCCGCCGACGCGTCACTGAACTCGCGCAGCAACTCGCACAGGAAAACTAA
- a CDS encoding DUF2868 domain-containing protein, producing MGFTRSLQTAWLTEAVRLYEIKNGRCEDAQETRQALTQGKTLEARLSIRANALAEKLAFTPKVNVITSQAHWVLSGLLLLGILGGVSAAVSALGSGQQPVNLLVALLTLLGLHLVTLVLWVISLQVDTAGPPGLGKVWLALTRKLNKQADNHLLVQGLTSTLSRTGALKPTLSVVSHAIWASLMVAIILTLLILLSARQYQFQWETTLLGSGVFLQFTQVLGWFPSLLGFATPDSSIIDTSIGSPSTLAGAGVDWSSWLIGCVLVYGFIPRAALMLICMRWAQRSIRVTPIDTTLPGYINLHPHLMPESQVIGIDRPAPQTLSSAKPTTAAASFDHTKPFAILGLELTADTPWPPIALGQTGNDLGRVDSREQRKQVLQTLEAHRPEQIITVCDASQTPDRGTLHFLQQLAAAGSNLYVVVQPSQPENNRDWVWQEQIEHLPAHSIHISSNLQTLLGTQAKQPNHAS from the coding sequence ATGGGTTTTACGCGATCACTTCAAACCGCCTGGCTAACCGAAGCGGTTCGTCTTTATGAAATCAAAAACGGCCGCTGCGAAGATGCACAGGAAACCCGACAAGCACTCACCCAAGGCAAAACACTGGAAGCGCGCCTGAGTATTCGCGCAAATGCGTTGGCCGAAAAGCTCGCATTCACACCCAAGGTCAACGTCATTACCTCACAAGCCCACTGGGTGCTTTCGGGGCTGCTGTTGCTGGGCATTTTGGGCGGCGTTTCAGCCGCCGTCAGCGCACTGGGCAGCGGGCAGCAACCGGTGAACCTTTTGGTGGCCTTACTAACGTTACTTGGCCTGCACCTTGTCACCCTGGTGCTTTGGGTTATTTCACTACAAGTGGATACCGCCGGGCCACCCGGCTTGGGAAAAGTATGGCTGGCCCTGACGCGCAAGCTGAATAAACAGGCAGACAACCATCTGTTAGTGCAAGGCCTAACCAGCACACTGAGTCGCACCGGCGCGCTCAAACCCACATTAAGCGTGGTGAGTCACGCTATTTGGGCAAGTCTGATGGTTGCGATCATCCTTACGCTGCTTATCCTTCTGTCCGCCAGGCAATATCAATTCCAATGGGAAACCACCTTGCTGGGGTCGGGCGTGTTTCTGCAATTCACCCAAGTACTCGGGTGGTTTCCCTCGCTATTGGGCTTTGCAACGCCCGACTCAAGCATTATTGATACCAGCATCGGCTCGCCCTCCACGCTTGCCGGTGCCGGTGTCGACTGGTCAAGCTGGTTAATTGGTTGCGTTTTGGTTTATGGCTTTATTCCGCGTGCCGCTCTCATGTTGATCTGCATGCGGTGGGCGCAGCGCAGCATTCGGGTCACGCCGATTGACACCACCTTACCCGGTTATATAAACCTGCACCCACATCTCATGCCCGAAAGCCAGGTGATCGGCATCGATCGTCCTGCCCCGCAAACGCTTTCGTCCGCGAAGCCGACCACCGCCGCCGCCTCTTTTGACCACACCAAACCCTTTGCCATATTAGGCCTGGAATTAACCGCCGACACACCCTGGCCGCCCATCGCTTTAGGGCAGACGGGAAACGATTTGGGGCGTGTTGACTCGCGCGAGCAGCGCAAACAGGTTTTGCAAACGTTAGAAGCACACCGGCCTGAACAGATCATTACGGTGTGTGATGCCAGCCAAACACCCGATCGTGGCACTTTGCATTTCCTGCAGCAGTTAGCCGCAGCCGGCTCAAACCTGTATGTTGTCGTGCAACCCAGTCAACCCGAAAACAATCGTGACTGGGTCTGGCAGGAACAGATAGAACACCTTCCCGCCCATTCAATACACATAAGCTCCAACCTGCAAACATTGCTCGGCACCCAAGCAAAGCAGCCCAATCATGCAAGCTAA
- a CDS encoding ABC transporter substrate-binding protein: protein MKKALRLGAIALMAASITGFAHADTVKVGIIGPFSGPFAHYGKLFKDGAESYLKQQGGKFAGHDIEIIYRDSGGPNPSGVKTAAQELIVSDRVDYLGGIVFTPNAMAVAPLVQESKTPTVIFNAATSSITPKSDYLVRTSYTLWQVTVPIARWAHEQGIKKVVTAVSDYAPGVDGETAFKEEFTRLGGEVVESIRMPLNTNDFSPFAQRIKASGAEAVYVFLPGGPPSLGFVNAYNENGLREAGIEFLGTAEMDEFDLQKFGDAALGLKTAFHYSAAHDSDANREFKKAMKAQAADALENYASVGAYDGMHIIHKMVEATDGKKDGDKAIEAIKGYEWESPRGPAKIDPETRHITQNVYLREVERDGDILVNTEIENFGMQPDHGLKK from the coding sequence ATGAAGAAAGCGCTTCGTTTGGGCGCCATCGCATTGATGGCCGCCTCTATTACCGGTTTTGCTCACGCCGATACGGTTAAAGTGGGTATTATTGGCCCTTTCTCGGGTCCGTTTGCGCACTATGGCAAGTTATTCAAAGATGGTGCCGAGTCTTATTTGAAACAGCAAGGGGGCAAGTTTGCCGGCCACGATATCGAAATCATTTATCGTGACAGCGGCGGGCCGAACCCCAGTGGTGTAAAAACCGCCGCCCAGGAATTGATCGTGAGTGATCGTGTCGACTATCTCGGTGGTATCGTGTTTACGCCCAACGCCATGGCTGTTGCGCCTTTGGTGCAGGAATCAAAAACGCCCACGGTCATTTTTAACGCGGCTACGTCGTCTATTACCCCGAAATCCGATTATCTCGTCAGAACTTCCTACACCTTGTGGCAGGTGACTGTACCTATTGCCCGTTGGGCGCACGAGCAAGGTATTAAGAAAGTGGTCACAGCCGTAAGCGATTACGCGCCGGGTGTCGACGGGGAAACCGCATTCAAGGAAGAGTTCACCCGTTTGGGCGGCGAGGTTGTTGAAAGCATCCGCATGCCGCTTAACACCAATGACTTCAGTCCGTTTGCGCAGCGTATCAAGGCATCGGGTGCCGAAGCGGTTTATGTCTTTCTTCCTGGTGGCCCACCCAGTTTGGGTTTCGTGAATGCCTACAACGAGAACGGTTTGCGTGAAGCGGGAATCGAGTTCCTTGGTACCGCGGAAATGGATGAGTTCGACTTGCAGAAGTTCGGCGATGCCGCACTGGGTTTGAAGACCGCGTTTCACTATTCGGCCGCGCATGACTCAGACGCCAATCGCGAATTCAAAAAGGCTATGAAAGCGCAGGCGGCCGATGCACTGGAAAACTATGCGTCCGTAGGCGCCTACGATGGCATGCACATCATTCACAAAATGGTTGAAGCGACTGACGGCAAGAAAGACGGTGATAAGGCCATTGAAGCGATTAAAGGCTATGAGTGGGAAAGCCCTCGCGGCCCTGCCAAGATCGATCCCGAAACCCGCCATATCACTCAGAACGTCTATTTGCGGGAAGTTGAGCGTGATGGTGACATTCTTGTGAATACCGAAATCGAAAATTTCGGCATGCAACCCGACCACGGTCTGAAAAAGTAA